Genomic DNA from Osmia lignaria lignaria isolate PbOS001 chromosome 6, iyOsmLign1, whole genome shotgun sequence:
TTCTTCCGGAACGATAACAACCTCTTAAACGCTAATCAGAAACTCCCGTTTATCTCAGATCTTGTCGAACTGGAGCGTTCAAAGAGGGGTGTGCGCGAGTTCGCAGATCTAGCACCCCAACCTAAGACAACGCGGAGCCAGGATAATTTCCTCGACTGATCTGCCCACTTTCTCGATACTCTCGATTCACGCAGGATACGCGCGCGTACTCTCGTTATCGATTGTATCGGGAAGGATGAAAGGTATGGAGAGCGAGCGAAACGGTTTCTCGTGGGTGAGAGAGAAggcgagaaagagggagagaaggaTGCGGTGTGGTGGATGTCTCGATCGTGGGAACGTAATTCGTGGTTCGATACGAGCGGGTCGCAACCCGCTTCGAATTATCGGACGCTTTAAGAATTCTTCTGGTACTCGTTACCTCGCTTAATATAGtcctattttatttttcctgtTTCAGACGATGCCCAGAAGATCGATGGATCTGTGCAAGTGGTTGTTTCTGGCGGGATTGCTGTGTTCTTCATCCTGCCAAAGCGTTCCGTCCACTTTTGAGAACAGGACCGGTGAGTGAACGATTTCGTCGCGCTTGTTGTTAGATACGGCAAGAAACATTGTTGTAACACGAGGTGAGCTCGTTTAGTTGAAGTTTAGCGTTAGATTGCTTTGCGACAGACTTTGCGGATGCTTCGATCGTCGTATTGCAGGAAGCTGCGGAAAGAGATTCGAATTGGCACGATCGCTCCAGCTCGAAGCCAAACACGCTGTTTCCGCGATGTTCCGAATTTCCGAGATTTTCTATGAAACGTTtcgtagaaatgaaaaatatccatCCCGGTAATTAAGATGTCATCAATGCAACTTTAAACGACGACGGATTGTCAACAATAAATCTGGGACGCGGAAGGCATTCGTTGGCTAGCGCGAACTGTAAGCTCTTAACCTTAATGAATCTTTGCTGCTCGTTTGCGAATGGAACAGTGTCGTCGGAAACAATCAGCTGTTTGTACTCTCGTACGTTTTCAATCTTCAAAACGTTCATCCTCTCGCGGACAATGTTACCCGAGAACAACGAAATGCAGTCCATCGAAGCCGTTCGTCGAAGTTGACGAACGAGAAGAATTCGTAGCAACTGTTGGCGAGATTACTGGTGTCATCATCTCCGTCGACCTCGCGTGAAACGCGCGTTTCTGTAAAACGTGTCGGATACAATCCGCGAAACTTTGGAGGTCGTGCATCTAGCCGTGTATTATGCGTAAATGGGACGAGAAACACAACCGGCAGGTGGaaaaagaaggagagagaaggagaatgTGTACGAGCATCGTAACCGTGTTCATCTCCGCGTACTTATGCTTCCATGCTTTGGATGCGCATACACGCGCGTGCGCAATTGTACAAGTGCGCGTGCGCAATTGTGCAAGCGCGCAAGCGTGCCGCGACGCAAGACGCGAGCCAAGTAGTGGCGCCTATCGGGCTACGGGACTATGGGGTTATGGGCCTACGGGCCCACGGCTCGTTTCGCCCCTCGTAGGACACTCGTAGATCCCGTTGATTCGTTGATCAAACATTTATCCATTTCCGAGTGTCGGTCAGTTATCTCGACAAgtccaattttctaaatttctattataaatgTATCTGCATTTGTCGATTTCGATAATTGTGATTAACGCGCGTCGAATAGACCAAGTTTCGATGGCAAATAGAGTGGAGTACGCTTACGAGGAAGTTTACGGATAATGGCTCTCGAGAGCTCGCGTTTTCTCCTTGCATTATCGAGTCGTTCGACGCGACGTTTCTATCTCTACGAGTGTCATTAATGTGCTCGCACGTCGAACACAGCTGCGTACAAAATGCGCCAAGATGCGTTACGATCAACGGACAACGAACAGGAGAAATCTTGCGATATAATCGACGATAATTCTTCGATTTCGTTTGATAATAAATTGGAATTGGAATTTAAACATCAGTGACGAATCGATGAAATCGTCGACCGTCTGATAGAAGTAAATCTGTTTTTGTTCGCAGGTCAAGCGGAGAGTAAACCGCGCGTCTTTTCACCCCGCATGGATTACGACGAGTGGACGCCGCTGGGTCGTGGCGACCCCTTGAAAAACAATCCGACCTTCGACTACGTGCCTCCGGTTCTCGATAGGGTTCAATATTGGCTGGATTCTCACACCACCGAACCATCCGCGAAACGAGACATTCTCGTTCTGGGAGTAACCGCGAAGAAGACCAGTCCGAAGATCCCGGATCAATTTCTAAAGTTCGTCGACGGACCGAAATTCACCAGGTCGAATCAGGAGGTTTCGAACACGTACAGAAACGAGTTTACCGGCAGCACCGGCGCGGAACCTCCGAAAGTAGTACGAACAACGAATTTCAGAAACGGACCGATCGACTATAGAAACCAGAACCGAATTCAATCGATACCGGCCAGCTATTATCCAAGTCCGTTCTACAATCAAAAGTCGAAACCGTACACGATGATGTTACCGCCCCCGTTGACGCAAAAGGACAAGATCGTCAGCTTCGTCGAACCTACTCAACAGTTTAGCACCCAAACGGAAGAGGGACCGGTGTCTCTCCAAGGATCACAGTTTTACGCGGTTAATCCTGCGAACGTTTACaatcaacagcaacaacaaccggCTAAAAACGCGTCCAAGCCTCCGAACAAAGGCCTGCTGATCTCGCAGGTTGAAACCATCAAGAGCGTATACGCTCCTTCATCTCCGCAGCCTACAAAGTCGAGATACGAAAGCGCGACGACAGCTTCGGTCTCCTTCGAAAAATCAAACTTGATTTATCAATCGACTCAAACGTTATCGGGTGGGTGGCCAGGTAGCAACGCTCCCTTATCGACGCCTACCACTTCCGATACCAGTCAATCCACTTGGCAGACTCCGGATTATTCTCGCGACCAGTACGAAGTCGATCACCACGTAGCCGCCTCGTCGAATCACGAGGTGGTAGTCGAACAGAACGCCAATATAATCGTCGACGGAGACAGCAATGAGAACGAGGAGGTAGTTGTGGGTCAAAAGGAACTCGGTTCGACGAATAAAGCGTCCTCGACTATGGTAaattcctcttcctcctccacctcctttgTCTCTGATAACGACAAGAAGAACACGGAAGAGGAAACGGCAACTGGTCAATCTTTCGAGAAAATGCACATCGTTCTCGCGAATTCTTCCGCAAGCTTGAACGAGGAAGGGCAGACGGTGAACGAAGGACCGGTAGCTGTGGTGATGCCGACCAATTACTCGGATAAAAAGGTGAACGATACCcgtcaaagttccgaagcaaccGCGTCTACTTGGAGCGTTCCAGAAAATATGACCAACGTGAATGCAGAATCCACGAGTGGGACTTGGATGAAAATCGAGTCTCATCCTGTTAGAAATTCGGTAACCGGAACCTCGATTTTGCCTGATGATTCTCAAGCAGCCGTCCTGCCGAACAGAATGATGCCTTCTCATCAACAACATTTTCAACCGACGATGGCTCCGTTCCCTCCCAGACACCCCCCTATCGATACTTTATCCGTGTTTGCTCCTCCGCAAGCTCCTCTCTCCTTGAGGATGCACACTCATCAGCCCAGACCTAATCACGGGACGATGCAGTTTCTCGGTAGCATGCGTCCAAATGTTCCTTTCCGGCTGCCAGGATCGGTGCCGATGTTTCCACCGATGACTCACATGCACGCGCCCCCCATTAAATCGACGACCAATCACATGGTGCCCCCGTCGATGGCTATAGATCATAGATTACCCCAGACGCAAGATTTCTCAGCGATGATGGCCAACTCGCCGCTACCGCCGTCATCGCCGGCTACGTCGCTGGGAGCGGAGGATCATTCGTTCGACGATCATCGATCTCGTATGCCAGACTCGACGACGATTGTCGTTACGCCCACTCCCTTCTTGCCAACTCTTTCTTCGATCGGGAATTCGCTGTTTACGGTGGACGAACAGACTCGAGGACCGGAAACGACGTTGGGCAACGATGAGAAAGAGTCGTCGATCGCGTCTTCCGTTCCTCTTTCGAGTCGTCCTTCGACGACATTTTCCTCCCAAACCACCACCGTGCCGAGCCTCACTACCGATCCCATCTTCTCGCATTACAAGCAACCAGTCAAACCCATTCGAGGACCGATGTATCTAATCATTCAGGGCCACTCCAAGGTAAAAACGTACAAACCAATGGTGAGCAAGCACAGCGTACCGGTGGAGATGAACGAAGTGACCGAGAGACAACTGTCAAAGTTCGAGCAGTTCATCGAGGAAAATACGAAGAGGGGAAACGCAAACGCGATAATAACGGAAAAAAAGAAAGCGGAGGAAAAAGCGCGGGCAGAGAAGATCGCGCGCGTTCGTGAGAACACTTTGATGAGTCTGGTGGAGAGCGGATTGGATAGTTTTACCGTGTCGCCTTCCGCTTCCGCAACGGAAGACGAGCATCAGGCGAACGCTGTGACTACCATTCAGATCGATGGGAATTAATCGCTGTTCGCGATGAAATCGAGCATAGACGTACGCGTCACCTTCGTGGCCACAAACTCTGTATCGTTTCGTTGAAATTTCTCGTTATGTTATGTTTTTCGCGTTATTTATTGTCTAAATCGTGATCCTGCCACGATTTCGTTCTTCGCAAGAAGAAACGCGCCAATTTCTAATGTGCCAGTACACACATATTCATACGCATACGCATGCACGCATTCAAACGTACAGACGAATGTACATCGACACAAGGGTTTCAATTGACGGGTAAAAAGACCAGCTataatgttgaaaatattttcggTGAACCAAATTAGCGGTCCCTGGACTGAACACGCGTAAATTTATACATTCGTATATTCGTGTACGTAGGCGTACATGTAAGTACGTCAAAGTATCGAGGGGGTTATCAGCTGCTGTGAGGTGACAGTGTCACGGACGGTCGTTATCGTCGTCGGTGGATCTTTTCTTTCGCTAAATCATAAACGACAAGGATGTTTACCGACTCGCAATCAGCACAGCACGCGGATAAAAGAACTTAGGATCGTATTTATCGTAGTAATTTAATGCTCGTTCCGATCAATGTATTTATAACGTCGTCGTATCGCGACAAATTACGCGAGAAATTGTCTCTTGCGCGTGTACTCTCGATTTTACGCAGACGCGTTTGGTGCAACCAGCTACAACGTTCGATGATGGTTGTTTCGAATTTTTGGGAATAGGTAAAGCGATCTGCGAACGTTCGACTCCACGATGGAGGTGGATTTGTTACAAATATGTAAGATGCTTGGACGAACGAAACGCTCGACGCGATTCACCTTGTATTATTAACGCTAGTCTCACGTTTGTAGGTTGCTAACATCGAATTTGTTTGTTAGCTACCGACCGTGTCCGCGTCAGCTTAATCTACATCCGTTGCGTCTCTACGTTAACCCTTTTCTTccgtttcccgacgcgacgcgatgtgAAAGATAATCGAGAGCGTCGACTATTTACGTATACGTGTTATAGGTGTGAACTATGTTACGTATGATAATTGTACCTGACGGTCACACGTTTTGTTGATTTTCCGTTTATCAATAAATTATCGCATTATCAACATCGATCTGCATAATCGGGTTTGATTCACAAACAATATCTGGAAGGCGATTCGATTGTTACAAAGGTTTCGACTCGGTACGCGTTGCTCATCTTCGTTTCGTTGCACGAATAAACGGCAATCGATTATATACACGCCCACCGGATAATTTATCGCGAGGAGTACGCCTGAAGAATAGCCGCAGGGTTAAAGCTGCCGAAACGGTACTTGTTTTCGATTTATCGCCACTAATGATCCTTAATTCTCGCCCTTGACTTGGTATCGCGTTCGATTCTTTGAACCATCTCCGACCAATTAACCAACCAACCAATCGTCCGATACCCTTCCTTTTTCCACTGTAATTACGTAGTATTACAAACGACGAGTAACAATCTTTCATTGTCTTGGATACACCTTGTGTTACCCTGGTTACCCGGTTTGCCGGGTAGCTCGACCGAGTTTTCGAAAGAGGAAAATATTAGTCGTAAGGGATGGTAAGACGAGGTTACGGGGAGCTACGAGGTGAAGgggtaaagaaaagaaaggcgGTGGCGAGATTGAAGTGCGGCGAAGGGAAAGAAGCTGAAAAGAAGTTGATAGGAGCAAGAGAAGGATGAGGTCGGGGTGCACCGAAAGCACGAATTTAAGGTTAATTTATGGCGTAATTTAGTATCAATGTCGGTAACATAAATCTCCGACGGAGGACAGGGGTCCGGGCCCGCGTCGTGGACGTGCGTACCGAGAAAAAAGTCGATGAAATAAAGTTACCGGCACACCGGTATCTCTCTTCTCCGCACCGTCTCTCTGTTTCctccttttctccttttctttcccattttctctttccttctctcgTTTCCCTCTTAATGATTCGATTTTGCTCAACTTTGTCACCACAGTGTCAACAGCCCATTCCTTTTGATTCAATTTGGTTGCAAAGTAACCATCATGAATCTGGAAATTATATGTTGCAACGAAAAGGAGAACGGGGTTGAGATATCAGCAAATTTCAACCAAGATTAAGTGATCTTAGTTCAAGAAAGTGTGTTTTCTGACAAGCTGAAAAATTGCACCATCGGCAAGAAAAATATCCTTGCAACAAAGTTACCGGAGGAAGAAGCCGGGTACCGGTTCGCACTTAtgtctttctttccctttttctgtTCATTCGAATAGAAACCAGCAAACGAAGGGAATGAAAAGAACTGAAGGTTCGGCCTCGTAGGGTTGCTACCTTCGAGACACCTCAATCGATCTACagttcagtttttccatttcttaCAGAGTTCTACACCTAATTACAAGGTTGCGAAGCAATTTGTTTCAGCCGTGCTACCTTAACTGTTTCTCATCggtcaaatttttgttttcgtaaagaaaaataagaCAAGGAACTTTTGGCAAGGGTTTGCAATTTTCTAGGCGAGGTGTTCGGTAGACGAAAGGTAATTTAGACAAGTATCGTGTCGGGTTTGAGCAGAAAAGAACTTTGTCAAAGACAAAGCGCAAGGGAGGGAAAAAACGCGTAATAGCATCGCGTATCCAACGCGAGGTTAGTCGACGACTCGCGTGAAAAGTGGGTCGCTCGACTTGGCTCA
This window encodes:
- the LOC117607638 gene encoding uncharacterized protein LOC117607638; this encodes MPRRSMDLCKWLFLAGLLCSSSCQSVPSTFENRTGQAESKPRVFSPRMDYDEWTPLGRGDPLKNNPTFDYVPPVLDRVQYWLDSHTTEPSAKRDILVLGVTAKKTSPKIPDQFLKFVDGPKFTRSNQEVSNTYRNEFTGSTGAEPPKVVRTTNFRNGPIDYRNQNRIQSIPASYYPSPFYNQKSKPYTMMLPPPLTQKDKIVSFVEPTQQFSTQTEEGPVSLQGSQFYAVNPANVYNQQQQQPAKNASKPPNKGLLISQVETIKSVYAPSSPQPTKSRYESATTASVSFEKSNLIYQSTQTLSGGWPGSNAPLSTPTTSDTSQSTWQTPDYSRDQYEVDHHVAASSNHEVVVEQNANIIVDGDSNENEEVVVGQKELGSTNKASSTMVNSSSSSTSFVSDNDKKNTEEETATGQSFEKMHIVLANSSASLNEEGQTVNEGPVAVVMPTNYSDKKVNDTRQSSEATASTWSVPENMTNVNAESTSGTWMKIESHPVRNSVTGTSILPDDSQAAVLPNRMMPSHQQHFQPTMAPFPPRHPPIDTLSVFAPPQAPLSLRMHTHQPRPNHGTMQFLGSMRPNVPFRLPGSVPMFPPMTHMHAPPIKSTTNHMVPPSMAIDHRLPQTQDFSAMMANSPLPPSSPATSLGAEDHSFDDHRSRMPDSTTIVVTPTPFLPTLSSIGNSLFTVDEQTRGPETTLGNDEKESSIASSVPLSSRPSTTFSSQTTTVPSLTTDPIFSHYKQPVKPIRGPMYLIIQGHSKVKTYKPMVSKHSVPVEMNEVTERQLSKFEQFIEENTKRGNANAIITEKKKAEEKARAEKIARVRENTLMSLVESGLDSFTVSPSASATEDEHQANAVTTIQIDGN